The genomic stretch CCAGAAAGGTGGCTTTATCCAATGGAAAGACAGGTGTCTTACCATAGATTTCAATAAATATAGAGCAGACTAAAGGATTTATCATCTTCATAAGTCATTCGTAATAATCCTAAATCAAAGTTTTCTGTAAACACTATTCATAAAAATACCTTGCAGAATATTAAGTTATTCGCAAGGTATTTTTGTAATAGGTTATCCTCTGAACTCGATATGTTCACCGTCTGGCCCTTGAAAGAGCACCCTTTTCCAGCCTTTTTCCTCTGGGACTCTTGGGCTTGGGATATGAGGTTCAGATATAACGGGTATACCTGCCTCCACCAGTCTGTTATAATCTCCATCAAAATCATCGCTGATTAAACAGAAATGACAGCCTGCGTTCACTTTGTTAGTGTTCCAATGTTCAAGTTCTAATACCGTGTTACCCAACTTAAGATAGACAACTTTCTCAAGTGCTGGAACACCAGGTACATCATGTTCAAAGTATTGTTTGAATCCAAAGTTTTCTTCATAAAATGCAATCGATTTCATTCTGTCTTTTACAGAAATCGCAACATGGTCAATATGTGTAAACATTATTCCTTCATCCTTTCCTTTCAATAAACTGATAAGTTGCAGGGAGTAGAT from Anaerocolumna sp. AGMB13020 encodes the following:
- a CDS encoding VOC family protein — its product is MFTHIDHVAISVKDRMKSIAFYEENFGFKQYFEHDVPGVPALEKVVYLKLGNTVLELEHWNTNKVNAGCHFCLISDDFDGDYNRLVEAGIPVISEPHIPSPRVPEEKGWKRVLFQGPDGEHIEFRG